The stretch of DNA TATCTTCGCTCCCTTATCCTTAGCTATTTTAGCGACTACTGGAGCCGCGCCCGTCCCTGTTCCCCCTCCCATACCAGCTGCTATGAACACGAGATCGGGCCTGTTCCCTAGAGCATCGGATATCTTATGAGCATCTTGCTCAGCGCAAGCCCTGGCTACCTCAGGCCTCCCTCCAGCCCCTAAGCCGTGAGTTATGCTCTCCCCTATCAGGACTTTATAAGGGGCATTTATACCATCTAAATGGACTTTATCCGTATTTATCGCAACGAGCTTTATCCCCTTTATCCCTAGCTTGCTTATGTTATCTATCGTATTAGAACCGCAGCCGCCCACTCCTACTATTATCAAGTTACCCGTGACGGAATCCTCATCATCGTAGTCATCTACCTCTACGGATCTAGCTGATCTCAGGAAATCGTCTGAACTTATTACACGACGGCCCTCACTTACGTTAATCTTCTCTCCCTTGATAACTTTAGCCTTCTCGAGGGAGCCCTCTCGAGGTAAGTTGTCGAATATCCTTCTGAAAAGATCTAGCATTTCCTTAGCTTGAGAAGATACGGATTCCTCAGCAAAAATCAATATGCGACACCTCCTGTGCTTTTCTTCCTATATTCCCTTATAAGAAGTCTTATAGCTTCCCTTATCGCCTCACTCTTACTAGTGAACCCGACCTCCTCTATGAGTCTCTCTAACTCCTTCATCAGGGAATTGGGTATGTGGAAGGAGACCACCACCATGGAACTCACCGACTCCAGAGGGGAGGTACCCTATTTTAACCTGGAGAGAGGGACCGAGCAGATTATGATAACAGGAGTATCAATACGAACTGGCCCTGTCCTATATAAATCGATGTTACTTTTATGAGTTACAAATGAAAGTTTCACTAATGCTAGAGGAACTCCCCGGCCCCCGGGCGAGGAGCTCACTTAAAGGTGCTCATAGCATCGGCATGAAAGCGGAGATCGGAGATCAAGTTGGATATTATATCATGATCTGATAAAGATCGCGGTATTTCCACTGCAGCTATATGATGATAGGGCCTCCTCCCTGAAGCGAAATCATCTAATTATACAAGGTGTGTGATAAGGCGATGATAGCGCACCTATCACCTAACTCTAGTGATGATACCAAGAGGGCTATGTTGGATTTTCTCGGGATGAGAAGCTTGGAGGAACTATATTCGGATGTCCCAGAGGAAATTCTACTCAAATCACCTCCAGAGATAGGGAAGAGCCTGAATCATATAGAGATAGAGTCTCTGATCGAGTCAAAGCTCTCTAAGAAAGTGAAGTTAATATTCACGGGTGGAGGAATGGCCGATCACTACGTACCCCCTCTAGTAGATGAGCTCGCATCTAGGCAGGAATTCTACACATCTTACACACCATATCAACCTGAGATCTCTCAAGGGGTCCTTCAAGCTCTCTTCGAATACCAATCATTGATGGCCGAGCTTCTTGGAATGGACGTAGTCAATGCCTCTCTCTATGATTTCGGGTCAGCATTAGGGGAAGCGGGTAGATTCTCGATAAGGGTCACGAAGAGGAAGAAGGTAATAATAGCATCGAACATACATCCAGAGAGGAAGATCGTCTTGAGAACTTATTTAGATCCAGTTGGCGTTGAGATAATCGAGGCGCCGATGGACGAAGCCAGGGGGACTGTCGATCTAGAGGGCTTGGAGAAGCTAATAGATGACTCAGTCGCGATGGTTTACATAGAACTCCCTAACTTCTACGGGATCTTAGAGGACAGAGCTGAGGATATCGTTAATATAGCTCACTCGAAGGGCGCTCTCGCAGCTATCGGAATAGATCCGATCTTAGCAGCGATAATAAAGCCTCCAGGTGATTTGGGTGCAGATCTCGTCATAGGTGAGGGTCAGCACCTAGGCAGCCCTATGAGTTTTGGCGGCCCCTCTCTGGGTATATTCGCCGTTAGGATGGATATGAGGTTCGTGAGGCAACTCCCGGGGAGATTGATAGGGATGACTAAGTCAGTCGACGGGTACAGGGGCTATTGCATGGTCCTTCAAACGAGGGAGCAGCACATAAGGAAGGAGGAAGCCACTTCCAACATAACGACGAGTTCTTCGCTCATGGCAATAAGGGCAGCTATATACATCGCTCTACTCGGTCCTAATGGTTTGAGGAAGCTCGCTGAGAAGATATTATACAATACCGCCTACCTTAAGGATAGGATATCTAAAAAGAGAGGTTTTAAGATTCCATTCAGCGGGATAAACTTCAAGGAACTTGCTGTTAGCTCCTCGATCCCATGGGAGAGGATAAACAGTAAATTGCTCTCCAATGGGATACTAGGAGGTTTCGTAGTCTCGAGACTCTTCCCTGAGATGGACAGAGGGAAGAACATAGCCTTATTCTCGACGACGGAGAAGCATGGGAAGGCGGAGATAGATATGCTCGTCGATCTAATGGGGGAGGTGGGAGATTGAGCTTCTCACAAGCTAGATGGGTGAGGGGAGATGGTGTGCTAGAACCGAGCTTATTCGAGCTGGGGAGGGCTGAAGGAGGTACTGTGATAGCTGAGCCTGAGGAGGAGATAGTGTCTCTCCTAGGGAGTATAGAGAGCATAATACCGAGGGATTTAATCAGGAGGGAGTTGAAACTCCCCGGGCTCAGCGAACCGGAGGTAGCGAGGCACTTCAACCACTTGGCTCAGATGAATTATGGAGTAGATAGCGGCTCTTATTGGCTCGGCTCATGCACTATGAAGTATACACCGAAGCTCGTAATGAGAGTAGCGGATCATCCAGCTTTGAGGAGCATGCATCCCTACTCCCCGGAGGAGTTGACTGAGGGTTTGCTCAGTATACTCTATGAGTTACAGGAAATGCTCTCAAAGATAACTGGCCTCCCGCACTATACTTTACAACCAGCAGCCGGTGCTCAAGGTGAATTTGTCGGAGCTCTCATAATAAGGAAGAAGATCTCAGATCTAGGGGAGAGGAGGGATGAGATGATAATCCCTGAGACAGCTCACGGATCTAATTTCGCTAGCGCAGCGATGGCAGGATTCAGAGTAGTTAGGATACCTCCATCGGAGGAGGGGACTATAGATATGAACGCGTTAAAAGCTTCTATCTCCGAGAGGACCGCTGGGATAATGGTAACGAATCCAAATACATTGGGGGTATTCGAGGATAGGATTGTTGAGATATCAGAGCTCATACATGCTAACGGTGGCTATGTATATTATGATGGGGCGAACTTGAACGCTATAATGGGATGGGTCAAGCTCTCTGATATGGGAGTTGATATAGCTCACTTGAACATACATAAAACTTTCTCGGCCCCTCACGGAGGAGGAGGGCCGGGGGCTGGTGCCGTGGGTGTCGTGGATCAGCTCAAGGATTACCTACCGGTCCCGATAATAGTGAGGGACGGTGAGAGATATAAACTGAGTTACGATCTGCCCAAGAGCATCGGAAAGGTCAGGATGTTTTATGGGAACATAGGAGTACTAATCAAGGCTTGGGCTTATCTCAAGATGCTGGGGAGCGAGGGAGTGAGGGAATCCGCTGTAATCGCTGTCCTAAATGCGAATTACGTCAGGAAGAAGCTGATGGATTCAGGGTTCGAAGTACCTTATGGTAAGAATAGGCCTTGCAAACATGAGTTCGTGATCTCTCTAGCTAAGATAAAGAAGGAGACTGGTGTAAGGGCCTTAGATTTCTCGAAGGCCCTCATAGATGAGGGGCTACATCCCCCAACTATGTACTTCCCCCAGGTAGTCCAGGAGTGCTTAATGATAGAGCCTACTGAGAGCGATAGCATCTCAGAGCTCAATAGGTACGTTGAGGCAATGATCAAGATAAAGGAGAGAGCTTATGAGAGGCCTGAGGAGGTAATTAATGCACCTAAGAGGGCAGCTATCACTAGGATAGATGAGAGCTTCGCTAACAAAGCTCTCTGGCTATCTTGGAAAGTATATGAGAAGAGCAGAGGCCAGGAGGAGCTCAATAGATAGAAGTATTATCACGAGCTGGGGCTCCCTCCTCACCCCTAACCTCATGAGTAAAGAGGGGAGTGAGAGGTTGGGCGGCGGTATCAGAGTGCCATCTTCGGAGACTCCAGTTGGTACTTTCTCACTAGTCCTCCTCCAGCTTAGGAGCTTCAGTAGGAAGTCCAGACCCTGAGGTATTGAGAGTATTATTAGGGGCCAGTAATGACCATAAAAGAAGGATGCAGCGCTTATCGTTCCTCCGCACATGAAAGTGAGTACGTTCCCAGGGAAAGCCCTAGCAGGATACCAATTGTACAGGAGGAATGATAAGAGGAGGAGGGAGAGGGAGAGGAGGTAAATGAAACCGTTGTACTCCCTATCCATTAGGAGTATGAAGCTAATTGCCGAGGATATTATGAGGGAGATTCCGGCCTCGAGTCCATTGAAGCCCGCGTAAGTATTAGTCGAGTTGACGTAGAAAGTCCCTATGAGGAAGAGAGTCAAAGGTTGCGTGAATATTGAACTGAATGGTTCGAAACTCGGGAAGAGTCCTGAGAGGAGTAAGAAAGGCAGACCGGATAGTAATATCTTCTCGGAATTCCTCAAACTCACTATGTCATCGAGGAGTCCGATCGATGAGAAGAATATCGGGAAAATTAAGAGGGGTTTCGGGATATCCATGAGGATGGAGAGTATAGATGACTCCACTATGAATGTAAATGCTACAGGGATCCCCCCAATTTTAGCTACACGCACTTCATAAGGCTTATGGAGGTCTCTGGAGATTATTCCCCTCTCCTCTGATATCCTTATCCACCTTCCAATTGCTAAGTAAGTTATTAAGGCCGATGCCAATGCTACTATCAACGCTATAGCGATCATGTTTTTATCGGGCTGTGTGAGATCTAGTAGGTAAAAATGTTAGCCGAGATGACAGTAGCTGCATCGGTCGCGGCACTGATATCTGAGCTGATGCATAGAGCTATGGTGCCCCGTTACATGAGGAGGGGCCTCCTATCCGAAGATATCCACAAAACGGGGAGACCCAAGGTCCCAGAACCCTTAGGTCCAGCTGTCTATCTACCATTCCTTATAGCATCGATTATCTTCTACGCTCTCACGGGAGAGATCGCAGCAATAGCTGTAGCTTCTTCATCGGGTCTGGCCTTCTTAATAGGTTTATTAGATGATATCTCTCCATTAGGCCCTGAGACTAAACCCCTGCTCCTAATATTACCGGCACTAGTCCTAATAGCGATGTATCAAGTCATTCCGAGGCCTTATCTCCCGATAGTGGGAAGAGCTAGACTCTACTACGTCTATTGGCCAATAATGTTAGCTTTATTTACTGTTTTCTCAAATGCTGTTAATATGATGGATTCTTTGAATGGTATGATGCCCCTCTCGATATACGCTTCCACGATACCTCTGGTACCGGTCTTAATCTCCTTGGGGAGATTGGACGCTCTCGCCTCACTCTTGATACTCCACTCCTCCCTCCTCCCCTACTGCATCAGGAATAAGTACCCGGCTAAAGTATTCGGAGGGGACTCTAACTCCTTATTCATAGGCTCGGCATTAGCTTCCATATCTGTCATCTCAAATACTGAAGCTATCTTCGGGA from Candidatus Korarchaeum sp. encodes:
- a CDS encoding ribbon-helix-helix domain-containing protein, whose translation is MVVVSFHIPNSLMKELERLIEEVGFTSKSEAIREAIRLLIREYRKKSTGGVAY
- the gcvPA gene encoding aminomethyl-transferring glycine dehydrogenase subunit GcvPA, whose translation is MIAHLSPNSSDDTKRAMLDFLGMRSLEELYSDVPEEILLKSPPEIGKSLNHIEIESLIESKLSKKVKLIFTGGGMADHYVPPLVDELASRQEFYTSYTPYQPEISQGVLQALFEYQSLMAELLGMDVVNASLYDFGSALGEAGRFSIRVTKRKKVIIASNIHPERKIVLRTYLDPVGVEIIEAPMDEARGTVDLEGLEKLIDDSVAMVYIELPNFYGILEDRAEDIVNIAHSKGALAAIGIDPILAAIIKPPGDLGADLVIGEGQHLGSPMSFGGPSLGIFAVRMDMRFVRQLPGRLIGMTKSVDGYRGYCMVLQTREQHIRKEEATSNITTSSSLMAIRAAIYIALLGPNGLRKLAEKILYNTAYLKDRISKKRGFKIPFSGINFKELAVSSSIPWERINSKLLSNGILGGFVVSRLFPEMDRGKNIALFSTTEKHGKAEIDMLVDLMGEVGD
- the gcvPB gene encoding aminomethyl-transferring glycine dehydrogenase subunit GcvPB, with protein sequence MSFSQARWVRGDGVLEPSLFELGRAEGGTVIAEPEEEIVSLLGSIESIIPRDLIRRELKLPGLSEPEVARHFNHLAQMNYGVDSGSYWLGSCTMKYTPKLVMRVADHPALRSMHPYSPEELTEGLLSILYELQEMLSKITGLPHYTLQPAAGAQGEFVGALIIRKKISDLGERRDEMIIPETAHGSNFASAAMAGFRVVRIPPSEEGTIDMNALKASISERTAGIMVTNPNTLGVFEDRIVEISELIHANGGYVYYDGANLNAIMGWVKLSDMGVDIAHLNIHKTFSAPHGGGGPGAGAVGVVDQLKDYLPVPIIVRDGERYKLSYDLPKSIGKVRMFYGNIGVLIKAWAYLKMLGSEGVRESAVIAVLNANYVRKKLMDSGFEVPYGKNRPCKHEFVISLAKIKKETGVRALDFSKALIDEGLHPPTMYFPQVVQECLMIEPTESDSISELNRYVEAMIKIKERAYERPEEVINAPKRAAITRIDESFANKALWLSWKVYEKSRGQEELNR